In a single window of the Carassius gibelio isolate Cgi1373 ecotype wild population from Czech Republic chromosome A12, carGib1.2-hapl.c, whole genome shotgun sequence genome:
- the LOC128025188 gene encoding ran GTPase-activating protein 1 isoform X2: MASGDIAQITEALAKTHVGEVELSYKGQGLKLDNAESVKEMVQEISQCQGLQSLRLEGNTLGVEAAQAIAKSLEAKRELEQCHWSDMFTGRLRSEIPPALISLGNALMTSGARLTHLDLSDNAFGPDGVKGIESLLKSSACYTLRELRLNNCGMGIGGGMVLASALTECHKRSSAAGSPLRLKVFIAGRNRLENDGATALAKAFKLLGSLEEVHMPQNGINHPGITALATAIKHNPNLQVLNLNDNTFTKRGSTAMAEAIRHLQCLKVVNFGDCLVRSEGAIAIAGALREGLPFLRELNLSFGEICEAAAVVVAKAVLGKDDLEKLDLNGNCFGEDGCEALRDMMEGMNMEDLLGSLSDDEGEPEEEDYDEEEEEEEKDDEEEREDEKDAEENGVNGTKDVIEDKEPHCSSELSSFLISPSAEKLISLGAKRIQLFEKQVDVSDASKVSDVFLKISSVYKDEPEVKQAVFESTDALLRKAFSDSYSQSYGLISSLMVKLGLLKSEDKKIKRVTVLPGHLLALEHAAALEFFPADQADVLETFLSRNGKVLESCCSARDALKTTLMKTTTA, encoded by the exons ATGGCCTCTGGAGATATCGCTCAGATTACAGAGGCGCTGGCCAAGACCCATGTTGGAGAAGTGGAGTTAAGTTATAAGGGACAAGGGCTGAAGTTGGACAATGCTGAGTCAG TGAAAGAGATGGTGCAGGAGATCTCACAGTGCCAGGGGCTGCAGTCTCTCAGATTGGAGGGAAACACATTGGGGGTTGAAGCAGCACAGGCTATTGCAAAGTCCCTTGAAGCGAAAAGGGAATTGGAG caATGCCATTGGAGTGACATGTTCACAGGTCGCCTTCGCTCAGAAATCCCTCCTGCTCTG aTATCATTGGGCAATGCTTTGATGACATCAGGGGCCAGACTAACTCATCTGGACTTGAGCGACAATGCCTTCGGCCCTGACGGTGTAAAGGGAATCGAAAGCCTCCTGAAGAGCTCTGCGTGCTACACCTTACGTGAGCTTAGGCTTAATAATTGTGGCATGGGCATTGGAGGGGGAATG gtcctCGCTTCTGCATTGACTGAATGCCATAAGCGGTCTAGTGCAGCTGGCTCCCCCCTGAGGTTAAAAGTTTTTATAGCTGGACGTAATCGGCTGGAGAATGATGGTGCCACTGCACTTGCCAAAGCATTTAAG ttattaGGCAGTCTTGAGGAGGTCCATATGCCACAGAATGGAATTAACCATCCCGGTATCACTGCTCTAGCCACTGCCATAAAGCACAACCCAAACCTTCAGGTCCTCAACCTCAACGACAACACGTTTACTAAGAGAGGATCAACAGCCATGGCAGAG GCTATCAGGCACCTCCAGTGTCTTAAGGTCGTCAATTTTGGGGACTGTTTGGTACGCTCAGAAGGTGCTATTGCTATAGCAGGGGCCCTTAGAGAGGGACTGCCATTCCTCAGG GAGCTGAATTTGTCATTTGGAGAGATTTGCGAGGCTGCAGCTGTAGTAGTTGCGAAGGCTGTTCTGGGGAAAGATGATCTGGAGAAACTGGACCTCAAtg GAAATTGCTTTGGAGAGGACGGCTGTGAGGCTCTCAGGGACATGATGGAGGGCATGAACATGGAAGATCTACTAGGCTCACTCAG TGATGATGAAGGAGAGCCTGAAGAAGAAGActatgatgaggaggaggaggaggaggagaaggacgATGAGGAAGAGAGGGAAGACGAAAAGGATGCAGAGGAAAATGGTGTCAATGGAACAAAAGATGTAATTGAAGACAAG GAGCCTCACTGCAGCTCTGAGCTCTCGTCTTTCCTCATCTCCCCGTCAGCCGAGAAACTGATCTCGCTTGGAGCCAAAAGGATCCAGCTCTTTGAGAAACAG gttgaCGTCTCCGATGCTAGTAAGGTGTCAGACGTTTTTCTCAAGATTTCATCAGTATACAAAGATGAACCAGAAGTAAAGCAAGCTGTTTTTGAGAGCACTG ATGCTCTACTGAGGAAAGCCTTTTCCGACTCCTACTCTCAATCTTACGGTCTTATCTCCTCACTGATGGTGAAACTGGGACTTTTAAAG AGTGAAGATAAGAAGATAAAGAGGGTGACCGTACTGCCTGGACACTTGCTCGCTTTGGAGCATGCAGCTGCGCTGGAGTTCTTCCCAGCAGATCAGGCTGATGTTCTGGAAACATTTCTGTCACG AAATGGCAAAGTCTTAGAATCCTGCTGCAGTGCCAGAGATGCTCTCAAGACCACACTGATGAAAACGACCACTGCTTGA
- the LOC128025188 gene encoding ran GTPase-activating protein 1 isoform X1, with translation MASGDIAQITEALAKTHVGEVELSYKGQGLKLDNAESVKEMVQEISQCQGLQSLRLEGNTLGVEAAQAIAKSLEAKRELEQCHWSDMFTGRLRSEIPPALISLGNALMTSGARLTHLDLSDNAFGPDGVKGIESLLKSSACYTLRELRLNNCGMGIGGGMVLASALTECHKRSSAAGSPLRLKVFIAGRNRLENDGATALAKAFKLLGSLEEVHMPQNGINHPGITALATAIKHNPNLQVLNLNDNTFTKRGSTAMAEAIRHLQCLKVVNFGDCLVRSEGAIAIAGALREGLPFLRELNLSFGEICEAAAVVVAKAVLGKDDLEKLDLNGNCFGEDGCEALRDMMEGMNMEDLLGSLSDDEGEPEEEDYDEEEEEEEKDDEEEREDEKDAEENGVNGTKDVIEDKEEPHCSSELSSFLISPSAEKLISLGAKRIQLFEKQVDVSDASKVSDVFLKISSVYKDEPEVKQAVFESTDALLRKAFSDSYSQSYGLISSLMVKLGLLKSEDKKIKRVTVLPGHLLALEHAAALEFFPADQADVLETFLSRNGKVLESCCSARDALKTTLMKTTTA, from the exons ATGGCCTCTGGAGATATCGCTCAGATTACAGAGGCGCTGGCCAAGACCCATGTTGGAGAAGTGGAGTTAAGTTATAAGGGACAAGGGCTGAAGTTGGACAATGCTGAGTCAG TGAAAGAGATGGTGCAGGAGATCTCACAGTGCCAGGGGCTGCAGTCTCTCAGATTGGAGGGAAACACATTGGGGGTTGAAGCAGCACAGGCTATTGCAAAGTCCCTTGAAGCGAAAAGGGAATTGGAG caATGCCATTGGAGTGACATGTTCACAGGTCGCCTTCGCTCAGAAATCCCTCCTGCTCTG aTATCATTGGGCAATGCTTTGATGACATCAGGGGCCAGACTAACTCATCTGGACTTGAGCGACAATGCCTTCGGCCCTGACGGTGTAAAGGGAATCGAAAGCCTCCTGAAGAGCTCTGCGTGCTACACCTTACGTGAGCTTAGGCTTAATAATTGTGGCATGGGCATTGGAGGGGGAATG gtcctCGCTTCTGCATTGACTGAATGCCATAAGCGGTCTAGTGCAGCTGGCTCCCCCCTGAGGTTAAAAGTTTTTATAGCTGGACGTAATCGGCTGGAGAATGATGGTGCCACTGCACTTGCCAAAGCATTTAAG ttattaGGCAGTCTTGAGGAGGTCCATATGCCACAGAATGGAATTAACCATCCCGGTATCACTGCTCTAGCCACTGCCATAAAGCACAACCCAAACCTTCAGGTCCTCAACCTCAACGACAACACGTTTACTAAGAGAGGATCAACAGCCATGGCAGAG GCTATCAGGCACCTCCAGTGTCTTAAGGTCGTCAATTTTGGGGACTGTTTGGTACGCTCAGAAGGTGCTATTGCTATAGCAGGGGCCCTTAGAGAGGGACTGCCATTCCTCAGG GAGCTGAATTTGTCATTTGGAGAGATTTGCGAGGCTGCAGCTGTAGTAGTTGCGAAGGCTGTTCTGGGGAAAGATGATCTGGAGAAACTGGACCTCAAtg GAAATTGCTTTGGAGAGGACGGCTGTGAGGCTCTCAGGGACATGATGGAGGGCATGAACATGGAAGATCTACTAGGCTCACTCAG TGATGATGAAGGAGAGCCTGAAGAAGAAGActatgatgaggaggaggaggaggaggagaaggacgATGAGGAAGAGAGGGAAGACGAAAAGGATGCAGAGGAAAATGGTGTCAATGGAACAAAAGATGTAATTGAAGACAAG GAGGAGCCTCACTGCAGCTCTGAGCTCTCGTCTTTCCTCATCTCCCCGTCAGCCGAGAAACTGATCTCGCTTGGAGCCAAAAGGATCCAGCTCTTTGAGAAACAG gttgaCGTCTCCGATGCTAGTAAGGTGTCAGACGTTTTTCTCAAGATTTCATCAGTATACAAAGATGAACCAGAAGTAAAGCAAGCTGTTTTTGAGAGCACTG ATGCTCTACTGAGGAAAGCCTTTTCCGACTCCTACTCTCAATCTTACGGTCTTATCTCCTCACTGATGGTGAAACTGGGACTTTTAAAG AGTGAAGATAAGAAGATAAAGAGGGTGACCGTACTGCCTGGACACTTGCTCGCTTTGGAGCATGCAGCTGCGCTGGAGTTCTTCCCAGCAGATCAGGCTGATGTTCTGGAAACATTTCTGTCACG AAATGGCAAAGTCTTAGAATCCTGCTGCAGTGCCAGAGATGCTCTCAAGACCACACTGATGAAAACGACCACTGCTTGA